ACCCTTTGTTGAAACTTGTCGGCTCCTTCTTCCCCCGCCCGCCGTGCGTATGATGACTCAGATCTCAAACACTCATTCTGTAAATAAGCCGAGTTTACTGACACGCTTATTTAAAAAACCGAGGGGATTCCTACTCTTAGCTTTGACCTCGTACGGTTGTTTGCATGTTCAGCATTCGTCTTTTCTTTGCATGTCGTCGTTGGACTTGTTCTCCTGTtacctttttctctccacacttatttatgtatttatttatgttcttcacgtgcttttgttttaatttgccttctgatttttttgggggggaaaattTGATTTCTTTCGCCGTCTTTTTGATTACTGTGTCCACACAGTAACCGTGCAATGCATCCTCCTTACTCATTCTCTCAAAGAGGGACCTCTCTGGCGATCGGGTTTGCTCACCAGCTCGGGTGGGTGTTGGGTTATCAGAGAGAAAAATTTAAAGCAATACCTTTCATTGTTCgctttcctctttttctacTGGGGGAATCCAGAGCACACAGAACGGACTCGGAGCACGGAGCGCTACTACTGAGCAGGATAACCACTGGCAATGTATTCCCTTGTGATGTTACTGTGAACAACTTCAGTGCTAAaggaaataaatctgttgactTTGGAGCTGTGTGCACGTGTTTGAGGAGTTATTAAAAGGTTTATCCAACAAATTTATGAGACCACCTGTCAGAGACCATGCAGcatcacaaagtgctttaatgCAGactctttcattttaaaacaggaaTTCACCTTTTATACCCAAATCTGAGCCGGCTCACTGAATCACAACATTCAACCACTGAAACTAATTCTTCTGTTCAGGAATGTAAATAAGCATAAATAATGTATGGGTAACAAtagtaataattatattttctgAGCTTCTACATACTGCTATATTAACCATTACATTGATAATTACCAATGTTGTTAATTTAAGGCAGCTGTGACAAACTTTAAACTGAGTGTTGGTCTAATAGATTCGTTAAGCTCTGTATGttcatgatgacatcatcaaggCTTAAAGGTCGGTGCAGTCGTGGCCCTTGTTGTGTCGAGAGCTGTAGTAACAGATGTTACAGACATTACTCAGCATGTTCTGATGTAAGCCACAAACGTTAGCTGAGCCAAACCGTCTGAACAGCGACAGTCCAGTTGGAGCTTAGCAACCATGACTCGGCACAACAGGTGGGTAAAGCTTTGGGTTTTTGCACACACTGGGGCAGGATGGGCGGGGCTGTGGTAACAGGTTAGTAgccaacattaaaaataaacgaGCCTGGTTTTACAACCGTAAGGAAACTTTCTGCCTCTAAGAGAAATTAGTTTGTTATTCATGTGTCATGTATGATAATCGTGAAAATTGAAGACATTTCTATCAGTTCTCATCAGTTTGAAGTTTAAACCTGAAAActtgaagtgccaaaaactgcagttcctcaaacgtccacttgaggctgaatgacaccacgctcttaatcctgcataactttaagccttaatataatgtgaacaggtgagttgtatataaattcaccctcagtacagttgtcatgaacggggaaattagctacagagaccaaaactgttttttgtaccaggctgtaaacatgtttatttctgctgtgaagttggacatttggacatggggacttatggagactgactcacttctggagccagcctcaggtggacgttaaaggaactgcagttttcggcACTTCACagcaaagatttaaaaataaatgataatgaaataatgaaatttaTCCGAtcagtcagtttcagttttttatttcacttcgATTATCAAAACGGATTCATTCTCTTCATCGATCCGGATCGTCTCCTCGGCTGCAGAAATGTTTAagattaataaataactttaataacttcAATGTTTCTCTGCTACTCTAACGTTTCTCTCTAAAGACGAAggtaaaaaaacagtttatggCTCCCGTCCCTTCGAACACTCGTATCAGTGTGGCTGACCTTGTCCAGGTCCCGGTTTTCTGCTGCCTTCTACTCTCGACATGCAGAGTGGAGGCTGTGAAGTCTTTGTATAAGTGTGGCCTCCAGAACCCTCAGGAGGACCGGTGGATCCCGGTCTTTGGTGCCCATGTCCGGGCAGAGCAGCTCCTGACTGACACCGCCCAGCAGCAGGCGGTGGAAGTCCTCCCGGTCCAGCAGCCGGTCCATATTCTGGAGGAAGAATCCTTCACAGAACCTGCAGAGTTCAGCTCCTCCGTGGTGCTGCGAGTAAGAACACGGTAAAGTTGTGAGTTCAGTTTGAATGATGTTCGGTTTCTTTCTCGTGGTCCGTCGTGTTGTCGTACCTTGGCCGCCTGGTAGATGTCGACGGCAGAGTCCAGAGTTAAACTCTGCGACAGCTTCAGCTCACAGCTTCTCTGCAGACCTCTGAGCCCGAAGAACCACGCCAGCGGCATCAGCTACGACGACGAACGCAACAAACAATGAGTCCAAAGAAGTTTAGAACTTCAGGACAAGACAAGAAAGACAATGACCGCTGGCTTTCCTCTAGATATGCCACATGCTTGCTCGTCTGTTGAAGTGATGTCCGACAGACAGGTGAGTGATTTTACCTTCAAGGCTTCAGAGTGCGACACCATCAGTCCTTCAGTTCCCCCACAGTACAaagacttcatcatcatctgcaaagaaacACGCTTCAGTCTCAGCTGACGGACGAGCCGTCACGTTGACGCAAAGATCAGGACGTTTCCTACCTGGAAGGTGCAGTAGGTCATGTGACTGATGTGAATGATGTCATCGTGGGAGTCGCAAAGCATCCGTCGAAATCTGAcgggacaaaaaaaacaaacaaaaaaacagacaagaacgtgagttttattttgaaaagcagagCATCTGTGATTTAATTTGGCGGGTCAGAGATCAGACCGTTCAGACGCCGACATCAGCAGCACGCGGTGAGTGAAGAACGGACGCCCGTCCACCATGAACGTCACATCGGACATCTCCGGGTTATTCAGGAAGTGAATATCTGAGGACGGAGACAAAAACGTTGACCCTTCGTGTTCGTTACGTTCAGAGAGTCGATGGGCGGTCACGTGACGGCGGTGACGAGTTACCGAGCTGCGTCGACAGAGTGACGTCCAGCGGCGGGATGGGAGGAACCGGAGAGGAGCCGTAGCAGCGAGAGAACACCGACGCCAGCCGCTTGGTGATCACGTAGTCCTGCAGAGGGAGGACGACAGGAAGTCAGAGGACATGTCTCAGACGTGTACTGATGAGGTCATCAGCGAGGCGTTCAGGTACCTTGCTGGTCTCCAGCATGCTGAACATGAGCGGGACGCCCGTGGACAGCAGCTCGGGGGTGTAGTCCTCCGTCCTGATGGAGGGGAACTCCGTGAGGAGAGAGACGATGACTTTGTCCCGGCTCAGTTGCTGAGCTCTGCGGAGAGACTCCAGCCAGATGTGGAGTCTCCAGGGAACACCTGGAGCAGGTGAGAGggtggagcagagaggagacagttGAGACTGAAGCCGACATGTTAAAACACTCGTCAGACGTGATGAGCTCACCCATCTCTCTGAGCTCCACGGTGACGTCCAGGTAACCGTGCTCTGCGCTGTAATACGCCGCCTGCTGCAGAGCTTTCATCCGGGCCTTACAGAGCCTGGGAACAGGACTCGAGGAGTCAGGAGATGGAGGCTTtgaaccctcctcctcctcctccactccttcaGCCAGGATCTCCTCCAGTGACAGGATGTCCTCCTTCCTGTGCggaggctgcagcagcaaccTCCTCAGGACGTtcctgcagaagaagagaggaggcgGCAGGAGAAGCTTTGTTAGATCACTCCGGGTTTTCACCTGTCTCGCCGCCTCCTCCGTCTGACCGTGTCTCACCTGTGTCCGTGTGCTGCAGCGTAGCTGAAGCAGTTCATTTCCTCGTACAGCGGTGACATCAGCGAGTTCCCATGATGCAGTCTGAGCAGAGGGTCGGCTCCGTGGGCGAGCAGCAGACTCACCATCTCGTAGTAACCTGAAGACAGAGAGCGAGGCGTCGTCTGGACCTGAACTCACCTGCACTGTTTGTACGTACATGACATATTAAACACTTCTTCGCTAACACACCTGCGGCGGCGGCGAGCTGCAGCGGCGTCTCAGCTGAGCTCTCCTGCCCGTCCAGCAGCGCTCCGCCCTCCACGTCAGCTCCACCCTCCAACAACAGCTGATGACACAAGAGACGAGTTTACAGCTGACGCTGCCTTTTAAAGAGTCGGACCACacccagcagtgatgtcacagtgtactgcCACGCCCTGCaggacactgtgacatcactgcggTTTGTCTGCCTCACCTGAGCCACAGACAGGTGACTGTGCAGCACAGCGAACGTCAGAGCGACCCAGCACCGACTGCCGGGGTGAACCGAAGGGTGACGGACTGAAGTGCCCGggacctgaacacacacacacacacacacacacacacacagtcagtcacgAGCCAGCTGTGTTGCAGACAGAGCTTTGCTGAGTCAGCAGATGTTTACCTGCAGGTCCAGGTGAGCTCCGGCCTCGATGAGTGTCTGAACCAGAGCTTCATCTCCAGCTGCAGCCGCATACATCAGAGGAGTCATGccctgcatgaacacacacacacctcagactACACACACCTCAGACTACACACACCTCAGACTACACAGAGGTCCTCTGACATGCTGGtcacctctctgctgtgtgGATCTCTGACATCGACTCATTTTCAGTTTGTGATAACAAAAAGCTGAATTGTCATAAATTTACAGAACAGCAATCTGATCAGGACAGGTTGTTAATctgtcgattttttttttttttttgattcattGATCAGTtatttggtccataaaatgtttcacagagcCCGAGGAGACGTCAAACGTCCCAACAACACTGATCTGTTCACTGAAAACGATTCACTGATGATCAAAATATCTGACAATAATCAGATAATCCACTCGCTCCTCAGACTGTGGTAAAGTACCGCCAGTTCTTCCCCGAGTGTAATCTCTGAAATAATCAGCagcagtcaaaagtttggacacaataatttatttattttgatgattttctaCGCTGACGACATCATGAGGCAACcataaaaagtcaaatgtgttttaaattttagattCTTCATGAGGTCGACACCTGGAATGATTTTCTATTATCAGCTGAACCTCGTCAAAAGTTCGTTAGTTGAGTTTGTCTTCTTAATGAGTCTGAGACGGTCGGTTGTTGTTCAGAGGTCGTGCAGAGTCGACTGGATTTAAACGATGGAGGCGTAAAAAGTTTGACGTGTATCGATGGATCAGAGCTCGCTcgttattttaaaaatgaatactCTGCTGCCGACCCTCCCTTACCTGGTCGTCATGACACCCTTCCTCCCTCGCCTGGTCGTCATGGCGCCCCTCCCCCCTCACCTGGTCGTCATGGCGCCCCTCCCCCTCACCTGGTCGTCCATGGTGTTCACCCCCTCAGCTCCCAGCATCCTCGTGGCCTGATGGACCAGGTCGGCTCGGCCGCATGAGATCATCCTGAAGCCGAGGTCCAGCGTGAACTTCCTGGAGGCAGCTTCAGCGTTCAGACACCTGAAGGACTGGAAGCAGCACTCGGACCTGCGGGGGAACAGAACCATGGAACCCGGTTCTACACGGACCGCTTCAAACTAGTTTTTAAGACgaagctgattggctgctcaCTTCAGCTGTCGGGGCTCGCAGTCCAATCCCGGGAGGAGCTGCCTGGCCGTCTGTCTGACATCATCGCTGTCCACCAATAGGCTGCGGCGATGCTCGGCGTGCACCACGGTGACTCGGATCCACTCcatgagaggagggaggagcaggAAGGGCCTGCAGGACGTTCACACAAGACTCGTTAGATTCATTTaattagcttttattttgaaattaaattcaaaGTGTTTGGATCAGCTGATTCATAGGATGTGATGTttttcagtgaaacaaacaaaggctgctgttgtgttcagagtaatcagattacaggcTCGTCATGAcgacacacacctctctctgctcagcGTCGTGGTCGGAGGCTCCAGGTTGGGGTTTTCCAGGGACTCCATCTGTGGGCTGGACAGGAAGTAGTACAGCGTTCGTAGGGCGTCTGCGGCCCACGATACCGACGGCTGATTGGCTGAGCGAGCCGCGCTGATGGAAGGACTCGAGCTGCGCAGACGCTGCATGTGGTGCATCGCCCGGGACACCAGATCAcctgcaggatgacatcaccaccatcatcatcatcatcatcatcaccatcaccatcatcaccaccatcatcaccatcatcatcatcaccatcatcatcaacatcatcatcaccaccaccatcatcatcatcaccatcgtcatcatcatcatcaccatcatcaccatcatcaccaccaccatcatcatcatcaccatcatcatcaacaccaccatcatcaccatcatcaacaccaccatcaccatcatcatcaccatcatcatcaccatcatcatcaccatcatcaacaccaccatcaccatcatcaccatcatcaacaccaccatcaccatcatcatcaccatcatcatcatctttaatGAACTATTAATTGATTACATGAAATTTTTTGGAGGACCGGGTGGAGTggactgaaggagctgctgctcGCCCATAGACAGCTGCATCTGGAGGAGAGA
The Larimichthys crocea isolate SSNF chromosome VIII, L_crocea_2.0, whole genome shotgun sequence genome window above contains:
- the LOC104932422 gene encoding ankyrin repeat and BTB/POZ domain-containing protein 2 gives rise to the protein MSGRVLVKPLEDLSLDSGYVAGDPCPSLSLSSSGRSGQSQPHTSTPHRGTWWQHPGSLYSRNGSWDTVSTLPEDAADTLAKCPCLPELEEYPWTERELREIVRKVAGSDASFTGEAVHRLSVLLRRALVRISREAQRLSELHRRCTRLEVQSAARLVLSWGLAEKCISSAVRAVSLHCMSSGDAAHQRSKSARCGLTLSVGRVFRWMVETRVSVRVHEYAAVCLAACVESLVEEVAGRALQAAAEEEADSGLSCCPVTAELLEGAVNHDAELWGLLQVYEHLICGKNVNGELSLPAHVSPYTKVPEDSMESREDAYIQLELRTLEQALLATGVGSIAELSDLVSRAMHHMQRLRSSSPSISAARSANQPSVSWAADALRTLYYFLSSPQMESLENPNLEPPTTTLSRERPFLLLPPLMEWIRVTVVHAEHRRSLLVDSDDVRQTARQLLPGLDCEPRQLKSECCFQSFRCLNAEAASRKFTLDLGFRMISCGRADLVHQATRMLGAEGVNTMDDQGMTPLMYAAAAGDEALVQTLIEAGAHLDLQVPGTSVRHPSVHPGSRCWVALTFAVLHSHLSVAQLLLEGGADVEGGALLDGQESSAETPLQLAAAAGYYEMVSLLLAHGADPLLRLHHGNSLMSPLYEEMNCFSYAAAHGHRNVLRRLLLQPPHRKEDILSLEEILAEGVEEEEEGSKPPSPDSSSPVPRLCKARMKALQQAAYYSAEHGYLDVTVELREMGVPWRLHIWLESLRRAQQLSRDKVIVSLLTEFPSIRTEDYTPELLSTGVPLMFSMLETSKDYVITKRLASVFSRCYGSSPVPPIPPLDVTLSTQLDIHFLNNPEMSDVTFMVDGRPFFTHRVLLMSASERFRRMLCDSHDDIIHISHMTYCTFQMMMKSLYCGGTEGLMVSHSEALKLMPLAWFFGLRGLQRSCELKLSQSLTLDSAVDIYQAAKHHGGAELCRFCEGFFLQNMDRLLDREDFHRLLLGGVSQELLCPDMGTKDRDPPVLLRVLEATLIQRLHSLHSACRE